One window from the genome of Terriglobia bacterium encodes:
- a CDS encoding ABC transporter permease subunit: protein MPVSEEPPFAGKLLGRVTVRLGSGPVIAAVLLLLWEIVIWVLQVRSSALPAPSRVLLEIWREAPQLRNHAWVTGLESLEGLLFAGAAGFLLAILNGWSTRARGVAVPVLSFLQKLPLLVLAPLVVLWLGLGAAPAAAVSFLVCFPFLAAYLQAGFDSVPVDIVEILQTMGAGPLRIFLKVHLPACVPYMTRAVKLSVTLALAGAMVTEWVGSDNGLGYLMLYAGAKADSAQLFAALTVVVLMALGAYYAICLIERAWISWPAPVPPWIDLVRQNSLKGFSLNRRV from the coding sequence ATGCCCGTAAGTGAAGAGCCGCCGTTCGCCGGAAAACTGTTGGGGCGAGTGACCGTTCGGCTGGGGTCAGGCCCGGTTATCGCAGCTGTGCTGCTGCTGCTGTGGGAGATCGTCATCTGGGTTCTCCAGGTACGGTCCTCAGCGTTGCCCGCACCATCGCGTGTCCTGCTCGAGATCTGGAGGGAAGCTCCCCAGCTGAGAAACCATGCTTGGGTTACGGGTCTGGAATCTCTGGAAGGCCTGCTTTTCGCCGGAGCGGCCGGCTTTCTCCTGGCGATCCTGAACGGTTGGTCAACCAGGGCCCGCGGTGTCGCGGTGCCGGTGCTCTCATTCCTGCAGAAGCTGCCGTTGCTGGTCCTGGCTCCGCTGGTCGTTCTCTGGTTAGGGCTCGGCGCCGCACCTGCCGCCGCGGTTTCCTTCCTGGTGTGCTTTCCATTCCTGGCAGCGTATTTGCAGGCCGGTTTCGACTCCGTGCCGGTCGACATTGTTGAAATACTGCAGACGATGGGAGCCGGCCCGTTACGAATCTTCCTGAAAGTCCATCTGCCTGCGTGCGTGCCTTATATGACACGCGCCGTGAAGCTCTCGGTCACACTTGCGCTGGCCGGAGCCATGGTGACGGAGTGGGTCGGCTCCGACAACGGCCTCGGTTATCTGATGCTTTACGCCGGTGCCAAGGCGGACTCAGCCCAGCTGTTTGCGGCATTGACTGTGGTCGTCCTGATGGCTCTGGGGGCTTACTATGCCATTTGTCTTATCGAGAGAGCCTGGATTTCGTGGCCAGCTCCCGTACCCCCCTGGATAGACCTGGTAAGGCAGAACAGCCTGAAGGGCTTCTCCTTGAATCGAAGGGTTTGA
- the cofC gene encoding 2-phospho-L-lactate guanylyltransferase: MTPVILVPVKEHAMAKSRMSPLLTAQERCAVAWAMLEDMIRALLPLSYPVAIITNSTRAAARVEKLGWRVLWEEVQTSESASVDAASKHLAKEGVEAVLRLPADLPLVRPEDVGEILSLPITAPGAVLAPSWDRTGTNALLRTPPDLFPSRFGPGSFTLHLREAAAAGAHLRIVQNPHLELDLDDPADIVRFLSRPVPGETYHTLVDLNIKERLANHAFQQDPDPGTAGDS; the protein is encoded by the coding sequence GTGACTCCCGTCATACTCGTTCCCGTGAAAGAACATGCGATGGCCAAATCGAGAATGTCTCCACTGCTGACTGCTCAAGAGAGATGCGCTGTCGCCTGGGCCATGTTGGAAGATATGATCCGCGCCTTGCTCCCGCTTTCCTATCCGGTCGCGATCATAACCAACTCAACCCGGGCCGCGGCGCGGGTTGAGAAGCTCGGGTGGAGAGTGCTCTGGGAAGAGGTTCAGACTTCCGAGAGCGCATCCGTTGATGCGGCCTCCAAGCATCTGGCGAAGGAAGGGGTGGAGGCGGTCTTGCGCCTGCCGGCCGATCTGCCGCTGGTGCGGCCAGAGGATGTCGGGGAAATACTCTCGCTGCCGATCACCGCTCCGGGCGCCGTGCTGGCGCCATCCTGGGATCGGACGGGAACCAACGCGCTCCTGCGCACGCCTCCTGACCTGTTCCCATCACGCTTCGGCCCCGGCAGCTTTACACTCCACCTTCGCGAAGCTGCAGCAGCCGGTGCTCATCTCAGGATCGTGCAAAACCCGCACCTGGAGCTGGATCTCGACGATCCTGCCGACATTGTCCGTTTTCTCTCCCGGCCGGTTCCCGGCGAGACTTACCATACGCTGGTGGACCTGAATATCAAAGAGAGGCTCGCAAACCATGCTTTCCAGCAAGATCCGGATCCGGGGACTGCAGGGGATTCCTGA
- a CDS encoding homocysteine S-methyltransferase family protein gives MNKFQYLLGNSSVILADGAMGTMLFEAGLESGDSPQAWNITHPERVRAVHRAYLEAGSQLILTNTFGSNRFRLARHNLQAQVAEFNRAGAALLRAEVDHAGGRALAAGDIGPSGELLAPLGKLKYADAADAFAEQAGALVAAGVDLIWIETMSALEEVQAAIEGVRRVSVEIPIVVTMTFEKHGRTMMGVTPAQAVKSIIDWGACALGGNCGTGPEELLNIIRTMHGLMPEMPLIFKPNAGVPVLLNGKTTYNATQESMAQSAREAVNAGARVVGACCGSTPAHLRAISEGFRGRIAPSA, from the coding sequence ATGAACAAATTTCAATATCTCCTCGGAAACTCTTCCGTCATTCTCGCCGATGGTGCGATGGGCACCATGCTGTTCGAGGCCGGCCTGGAATCAGGGGATTCGCCGCAGGCATGGAACATCACGCATCCGGAGCGTGTCAGGGCAGTTCACCGCGCTTACCTGGAAGCAGGATCGCAACTGATTCTCACCAACACATTCGGAAGCAATCGCTTCCGCCTCGCGCGGCACAATCTGCAGGCGCAGGTCGCGGAGTTTAACCGGGCCGGCGCTGCCCTGCTGCGGGCTGAAGTAGATCATGCTGGTGGCAGGGCCCTCGCCGCCGGCGACATCGGGCCCAGCGGAGAGCTTCTTGCTCCACTCGGCAAGCTGAAGTATGCCGATGCCGCGGATGCCTTCGCCGAACAGGCAGGTGCCCTTGTCGCCGCGGGCGTCGATCTGATCTGGATCGAGACCATGTCGGCGCTGGAGGAAGTTCAAGCCGCCATCGAAGGAGTACGCAGGGTATCCGTGGAGATCCCTATCGTTGTGACCATGACCTTTGAAAAACATGGTCGTACCATGATGGGAGTCACTCCGGCGCAGGCAGTGAAGTCCATCATCGACTGGGGGGCATGTGCTCTGGGCGGCAACTGCGGCACCGGACCGGAAGAACTTTTGAACATCATTCGAACGATGCACGGCCTTATGCCGGAGATGCCGCTGATCTTCAAGCCGAACGCCGGGGTGCCTGTGCTCCTCAACGGCAAGACCACCTACAACGCTACCCAGGAATCTATGGCCCAATCCGCTCGTGAAGCGGTAAACGCCGGGGCGCGCGTCGTCGGCGCCTGTTGCGGCAGCACCCCGGCTCATTTACGAGCGATAAGCGAAGGATTCCGCGGCAGAATTGCGCCGAGCGCGTGA
- a CDS encoding protein kinase, with protein sequence MIGKTISHYRIIEKLGQGGMGEVFLADDVSLGREVALKFLSQELQQDPAAHKRLLREAKATAALDHPHICNVYEVAEVDGRDFIVMEHIQGQTLKDRLLRGPLPINEMLQVALEVAGALEEAHEKGIIHRDLKPANIMLTRKGHAKVMDFGLAKHLTVRSAGVPEAATATVPADEPSLTDKGAVVGTVSYMSPEQVEGKPLDARSDIFSLGAVLYELLTGQRAFQGESAISTMSAILRDSPVRASKVRPEVPHKLEAILNRCLEKNRDLRYASAADLHQELVEFQAELLGRSTGFRTLLHPRIALPLLLVLAAAIAGALWVGVRSYRANWARNEMLPEITRLTDQGEYVKAFELAGRAAKVIPDDKVLEGLWPQLSRTITLVTDPPGAAVSMKEYAAVDAPWKTVGLTPLKEYRIPRSYFRWSISKEGYEKLETGGPPPSTGEMHFSLVPVGSPEVGMACLPDTVFQMDLAGFELLGPWPMQAFCIDRFEVTNRQFKRFVDGGGYRKREYWQHSFLMEGHNFTWEEAMKRFVDSSGRPGPATWEAGSYREGQDDLPVGGVSWYEASAYAEYAGKSLPTLYHWYQATGIQTNPTMVPLSNFAGKGAAAVGTFAGVSLRGVYDLAGNHREWTWTETRGRRYSLGGAWNEPSYFLMESEARPPFDRAPENGFRCVKYQNGKIPPARYAGTLDKSFRDYAREKPASDEAFRIFERLYPRDTGPLESKVDSEDAKPDNWRKLKVSYSAGYGGERLPAYLFLPKNAVPPYQAVVWFPGANALQVRKSDALTNTAYIDFIIRSGRAVLYPIYKGTYERDAGLAVGHQSRESVTWWLSEVRRSVDYLESRPDIDAGRIAYSGISWGARLASIFLAMEPRLRAAVLLIGGYNLTPRSPEIDDFNYTPRVKAPVLMINGRYDFVFPLETSAAQMFKRLGTPDDRKQQVVTESGHDLSSVRGIMMRETLNWFDRYLGPVNLK encoded by the coding sequence ATGATCGGCAAGACCATCTCGCACTACCGGATCATTGAAAAACTGGGCCAGGGCGGAATGGGCGAAGTCTTTCTCGCCGATGACGTTTCGCTGGGTCGAGAAGTTGCTCTTAAGTTTCTCTCTCAGGAGCTGCAGCAGGACCCAGCCGCCCACAAACGGCTCCTCCGCGAGGCCAAAGCCACAGCCGCCCTCGACCATCCCCACATCTGCAACGTTTATGAAGTTGCCGAGGTTGATGGTAGAGATTTCATTGTAATGGAGCATATCCAGGGACAAACCCTCAAGGACAGGCTTCTCAGAGGGCCCTTGCCCATCAATGAGATGCTTCAAGTTGCGTTAGAAGTCGCCGGCGCCCTGGAGGAGGCTCATGAGAAGGGGATCATCCACCGCGATCTGAAGCCCGCGAACATCATGTTGACCAGGAAGGGTCATGCCAAGGTGATGGATTTTGGCTTGGCAAAGCATCTGACCGTGCGCTCCGCCGGAGTCCCCGAAGCGGCAACTGCGACCGTGCCGGCGGACGAGCCGAGTCTCACCGACAAGGGCGCGGTAGTTGGGACAGTCTCGTACATGTCCCCCGAGCAGGTGGAAGGAAAGCCGCTGGACGCGCGCTCGGACATCTTCAGTCTGGGCGCCGTGCTCTATGAATTACTGACGGGTCAAAGAGCGTTCCAGGGCGAATCCGCGATTTCGACGATGTCGGCGATTTTGCGGGATTCGCCGGTGCGCGCCAGCAAGGTGCGCCCCGAAGTGCCACACAAACTCGAGGCGATCCTGAACCGCTGCCTCGAAAAGAACCGGGATCTGCGGTACGCCTCCGCCGCTGATTTGCACCAGGAACTGGTGGAATTCCAGGCGGAGCTTCTTGGCCGCTCCACCGGCTTCCGCACCCTGTTACACCCGCGCATCGCTCTACCCCTGTTGCTGGTCCTCGCCGCCGCGATCGCGGGAGCGTTATGGGTCGGCGTGCGGAGCTATCGTGCGAACTGGGCACGGAATGAAATGCTGCCCGAGATTACCCGCCTCACTGACCAGGGCGAGTACGTGAAAGCGTTTGAGCTTGCCGGGCGCGCCGCGAAAGTCATACCTGACGACAAGGTGTTGGAGGGCTTGTGGCCGCAGTTATCACGGACGATCACGCTTGTAACAGATCCTCCCGGTGCGGCCGTTTCGATGAAGGAGTACGCGGCGGTGGATGCGCCCTGGAAAACGGTGGGTCTAACGCCGCTCAAGGAATACCGCATCCCGCGCTCCTACTTCCGCTGGAGTATCTCCAAAGAAGGGTACGAGAAATTGGAGACTGGTGGGCCTCCTCCTTCGACGGGCGAGATGCACTTCAGTCTTGTCCCCGTGGGCTCGCCAGAGGTGGGCATGGCCTGCCTGCCGGACACCGTCTTTCAGATGGATCTTGCAGGTTTCGAACTGTTGGGGCCGTGGCCGATGCAGGCATTTTGCATTGATCGGTTTGAGGTGACGAACCGGCAGTTCAAACGATTCGTGGACGGTGGTGGCTATCGAAAGCGAGAGTACTGGCAACACAGCTTTTTAATGGAGGGGCACAACTTCACCTGGGAAGAAGCAATGAAGCGGTTTGTGGATTCGAGCGGGAGGCCGGGGCCCGCGACGTGGGAGGCCGGATCCTACCGCGAGGGACAGGACGATCTCCCGGTTGGCGGTGTGAGTTGGTACGAAGCGTCGGCGTATGCCGAGTATGCCGGCAAGAGCCTGCCAACGCTGTATCACTGGTACCAGGCCACCGGGATTCAGACCAATCCCACCATGGTGCCGCTCAGCAACTTTGCCGGCAAAGGCGCTGCGGCGGTCGGCACATTTGCCGGCGTCTCGCTGCGCGGCGTTTATGATTTGGCGGGCAACCATCGCGAATGGACATGGACTGAAACCCGCGGGCGCCGCTACTCCCTGGGTGGCGCGTGGAACGAACCCTCGTACTTCCTGATGGAATCGGAGGCTCGTCCTCCCTTCGACCGTGCTCCGGAGAACGGCTTCCGCTGCGTGAAGTATCAGAATGGGAAGATCCCGCCCGCTCGTTACGCAGGTACCCTGGACAAGTCCTTCCGGGACTATGCGCGAGAGAAGCCTGCTTCCGACGAGGCGTTCAGGATCTTTGAAAGGCTCTATCCCCGGGATACGGGGCCGCTCGAATCCAAAGTGGACTCGGAAGATGCGAAGCCGGACAACTGGAGAAAGCTTAAGGTGTCGTACTCGGCGGGCTATGGCGGCGAGCGGCTGCCGGCGTACCTGTTTCTGCCCAAAAATGCAGTTCCGCCCTACCAGGCTGTCGTATGGTTTCCCGGGGCCAATGCCCTTCAAGTCCGCAAATCGGATGCGCTGACAAACACGGCTTATATTGATTTCATCATCCGGAGCGGAAGGGCGGTGCTCTATCCCATCTATAAAGGCACCTACGAACGCGACGCTGGACTTGCCGTGGGACACCAATCGCGAGAGAGCGTGACGTGGTGGCTGAGTGAGGTCCGGCGCTCGGTCGACTACTTGGAGAGCAGGCCGGATATCGACGCGGGGCGCATCGCCTATTCTGGAATCAGTTGGGGCGCGAGGCTTGCGTCGATCTTCCTCGCCATGGAACCGCGGCTGAGAGCGGCCGTACTGCTGATCGGTGGATACAATCTAACGCCGCGCAGCCCGGAGATAGACGACTTCAATTACACACCGAGGGTCAAGGCGCCAGTCCTGATGATCAACGGCCGCTATGACTTCGTTTTCCCGCTCGAGACCTCGGCGGCCCAGATGTTCAAGCGGCTTGGCACGCCGGATGACCGGAAGCAGCAGGTTGTGACCGAATCCGGACACGACCTGTCTAGTGTCCGAGGCATCATGATGCGAGAAACCCTCAACTGGTTCGACCGCTACCTCGGCCCCGTCAACCTGAAGTAA
- a CDS encoding ATP-binding cassette domain-containing protein, translated as MSSPTAQLQIRNVYHARVIGREIRAVVGPVSLDIGGGEFLSIVGPAGCGKTTLLKMIAGIVPITNGEIRIAGTKLQPPSRDFGLAFEEPALLPWRTSMQNILLPAEMRGLDLLESSNRARRLLAWFGLSRFEQSKPYELPPGTAQAISICRALVHSPSLLLLDEPFRTLDPLSLEQMIDSLQRLWAETRTTAVLCTCNMHEAVLLSDRVALMSPGPGRILETISIDLPRPRRFDKAMAPQIAEYCNRIRNPFRAQGVLP; from the coding sequence ATGTCCTCGCCTACTGCTCAGCTTCAAATCCGGAATGTTTATCACGCCCGGGTCATCGGGCGGGAAATTCGAGCGGTCGTCGGCCCGGTATCCCTCGACATCGGAGGCGGTGAGTTTCTATCGATCGTCGGCCCTGCAGGCTGCGGCAAGACAACCCTGCTCAAGATGATCGCCGGAATAGTGCCGATCACGAACGGTGAGATCAGGATCGCGGGGACGAAACTCCAGCCGCCAAGCCGCGATTTCGGCCTGGCCTTCGAAGAACCCGCTTTGCTGCCCTGGCGGACCTCCATGCAGAACATTCTCCTGCCAGCCGAAATGCGCGGTCTAGACCTGCTGGAAAGCAGTAATCGGGCGCGCCGGCTGTTGGCGTGGTTCGGCCTGTCGAGATTCGAGCAGAGCAAACCTTATGAACTGCCTCCGGGCACGGCGCAGGCGATCTCAATCTGCCGGGCGCTGGTCCACAGTCCTTCCCTGCTGCTCCTGGATGAGCCCTTCAGGACACTGGATCCTCTGTCGCTGGAACAGATGATCGACAGCTTACAGCGCCTCTGGGCTGAGACCCGAACCACGGCTGTACTTTGCACCTGCAACATGCACGAAGCTGTCTTGCTCTCGGACCGGGTTGCGCTGATGTCGCCGGGCCCGGGCCGGATACTGGAAACTATTTCCATCGATCTTCCCCGCCCCCGGCGCTTTGACAAGGCCATGGCACCGCAGATCGCCGAGTACTGCAACCGCATCCGCAATCCGTTCCGAGCACAAGGAGTCCTTCCATAG
- the amrS gene encoding AmmeMemoRadiSam system radical SAM enzyme, producing MPALSEVLQQHTREGELYERLDGDRVRCFACGHCCPIPEGSAGVCKVRYNRGGRLMVPFGYVSGAQCDPVEKKPFFHVRPGALAFSFGMLGCDLHCSFCQNWVTSQAIRDPQAVSSAFQTTPEKLVRSAMSQGAEIVVSTYNEPLITSEWAVEVFKQAKSAGLMTGFVSNGNGTPQVLEYLRPWVDLYKVDLKGFDDRRYRKLGGRLQPILDTIRSLHQNGFWVEIVTLLVPGFNDSEEELTRLTQFIAEVSPDLPWHVTAYHQDYKMTDNPDTSASDLARAAEIGRRAGLHYVYAGNLPGRLKNLENTYCPRCGGLLVERRGYRILQYSLTGNGTCPSCSQVIPGRWAASLQAQRPAFSFFARR from the coding sequence ATGCCAGCATTATCTGAGGTGCTTCAGCAACATACACGCGAGGGTGAGCTCTACGAAAGGCTCGATGGGGACCGCGTGCGATGCTTTGCTTGCGGCCATTGCTGTCCGATTCCGGAAGGATCGGCCGGAGTATGCAAAGTCCGTTACAATCGCGGCGGCCGCCTGATGGTTCCCTTCGGCTATGTATCCGGGGCCCAGTGCGATCCTGTGGAAAAGAAGCCCTTCTTCCACGTCCGCCCCGGTGCGCTTGCCTTCAGTTTCGGCATGCTCGGCTGCGATCTCCACTGCAGCTTTTGCCAGAACTGGGTGACATCCCAGGCTATCCGTGATCCCCAAGCCGTATCTTCCGCTTTTCAGACAACGCCGGAAAAGCTGGTGCGGAGTGCGATGTCGCAAGGCGCGGAAATCGTGGTCAGCACTTACAACGAGCCGCTCATAACCAGCGAGTGGGCGGTTGAGGTGTTCAAACAGGCAAAATCGGCTGGCCTGATGACGGGTTTTGTATCCAACGGCAATGGGACGCCGCAGGTCCTGGAGTATCTGCGGCCCTGGGTGGATCTTTACAAGGTCGATCTGAAAGGCTTTGACGACCGCCGCTACCGCAAACTCGGCGGGCGCCTCCAGCCCATTCTCGACACCATTCGCAGCCTTCACCAGAACGGTTTCTGGGTGGAGATCGTCACGCTGCTGGTGCCGGGTTTCAACGATTCTGAGGAAGAGCTGACCCGATTGACCCAATTCATTGCCGAAGTATCTCCGGATCTGCCGTGGCACGTGACGGCCTATCACCAGGACTACAAGATGACCGACAATCCTGACACAAGCGCCTCCGACCTTGCTCGGGCCGCGGAGATAGGGAGGCGAGCCGGATTACACTATGTCTATGCCGGCAACCTGCCTGGAAGGCTGAAGAACCTCGAAAACACGTATTGCCCCCGTTGTGGGGGCTTGCTGGTCGAACGCCGTGGATACCGGATACTCCAATATTCCCTGACCGGCAACGGCACTTGCCCATCCTGCTCTCAAGTCATCCCCGGCAGATGGGCCGCATCACTTCAGGCGCAGCGACCCGCCTTCTCCTTCTTCGCCCGTCGCTAA
- a CDS encoding zf-HC2 domain-containing protein: MTAMDCESFEDRLDAFEGGLLPSEEREAAARHLSACARCRALLGIVRGEANLLAAELQDDLARSILCRTSGPACDGAEQLLCAWVDGNLRPDDGEIIRLHIDHCPDCCELAATLTEMKEVLPGMATLEPDARFTADVFSATAGLRSRIREARQPLDFPVWWSRLIRRPRFAWEAAYVGTLLVLLALGNPAVLPKALAVPQVVIQSGNQIMQETATALAGRQESARRSLNDLHLRGRSLAEKAADFPIRTASTLRGKASSFLEELKLDLFDGNGTDQQRDVR; encoded by the coding sequence ATGACGGCTATGGATTGCGAGAGCTTTGAAGACCGGCTTGATGCCTTCGAAGGGGGCTTGCTGCCGTCCGAAGAACGGGAAGCCGCCGCCAGGCATTTGAGTGCGTGCGCCCGCTGCCGTGCCCTGCTCGGGATCGTACGGGGGGAGGCGAACTTGCTGGCCGCGGAATTGCAGGATGACCTGGCGCGCTCGATCCTCTGCCGTACGAGCGGGCCTGCCTGCGACGGCGCTGAGCAACTCCTGTGCGCTTGGGTCGACGGCAACCTCAGGCCGGACGACGGAGAAATCATCCGCCTCCACATCGACCATTGTCCGGATTGCTGCGAGCTTGCGGCAACGCTGACCGAAATGAAGGAAGTTCTCCCCGGCATGGCAACGCTTGAGCCGGACGCGCGCTTCACGGCAGACGTTTTTTCTGCGACGGCCGGGCTTCGTTCACGCATCAGAGAGGCGCGGCAACCCCTGGATTTCCCCGTATGGTGGAGCCGCCTGATCCGCAGACCCCGCTTCGCCTGGGAAGCCGCTTACGTAGGCACCCTCCTCGTCCTGCTGGCCCTGGGAAACCCGGCCGTCCTTCCGAAAGCGCTCGCGGTGCCCCAGGTGGTGATTCAGAGCGGCAATCAGATAATGCAGGAAACGGCCACGGCGCTTGCCGGTCGACAGGAGTCGGCGCGGCGATCGCTCAATGATCTCCATCTGCGAGGCAGGAGCCTGGCAGAAAAGGCGGCGGATTTCCCCATTCGAACCGCCTCCACCCTCCGTGGGAAGGCATCCTCCTTCCTGGAAGAACTGAAGCTCGACCTGTTCGACGGCAACGGCACGGACCAGCAGCGCGACGTGCGCTGA
- a CDS encoding TatD family hydrolase, with translation MYIDAHAHLDKYELELPQVIKEIEQHEIITISVSMDPEAYAKSKAIDQRTQWVLSTFGVHPWNAPAFHTQLESLQPLIDDSPMLGEIGLDYHFISEPQNHALQRDVFQYFVKQGISQKKILNIHSTGAEADVDRILGDLGASRAIVHWYSGPIEQLQSLAEKGVYFTVGVEVLFSAGIQKIAKTIPSALLLTESDNPGGFRWLTGVLGMPSIISSVIQRVSDLRGWSPEETKNIVQHNFLRLVHDDYWAKGRIEAKTKK, from the coding sequence ATGTATATCGATGCCCATGCTCACCTGGACAAATATGAGTTAGAGCTGCCACAAGTGATTAAAGAAATCGAACAACATGAGATCATCACCATCAGCGTTTCGATGGACCCGGAGGCATACGCCAAGAGTAAGGCTATCGACCAACGGACCCAGTGGGTTCTCAGCACATTCGGAGTACATCCTTGGAATGCTCCCGCATTTCATACCCAATTGGAATCTCTCCAACCTCTGATCGACGATTCCCCAATGCTGGGAGAGATTGGACTCGACTATCACTTCATTTCCGAACCTCAAAATCATGCTCTCCAGCGAGATGTGTTTCAGTACTTCGTGAAGCAAGGCATTTCTCAGAAAAAAATATTGAACATCCACTCGACGGGAGCAGAGGCGGATGTCGATCGTATCCTGGGAGACTTAGGGGCCAGCCGAGCAATTGTCCACTGGTACTCGGGCCCGATCGAGCAACTTCAAAGCTTGGCCGAAAAGGGTGTATATTTCACCGTTGGTGTGGAAGTTCTTTTCAGCGCTGGCATCCAGAAGATAGCCAAAACAATTCCATCGGCTCTGCTGTTGACGGAAAGCGATAATCCCGGGGGCTTTCGTTGGCTGACTGGAGTCTTGGGAATGCCCTCCATTATTAGTTCTGTAATCCAAAGAGTTTCTGATTTGCGGGGATGGTCCCCCGAAGAAACCAAGAACATCGTGCAGCACAACTTTCTTCGGCTTGTGCATGATGACTACTGGGCCAAAGGGCGCATTGAGGCAAAAACCAAGAAGTAG
- the cofE gene encoding coenzyme F420-0:L-glutamate ligase yields MLSSKIRIRGLQGIPEILSGTNLATEILRALASAAVSATPREGRPEESDPIVIVVAQKVVSKSEGCLVRLDGIVPSARAQVWASEYHKDPRMVEVVLQQARRIVKMDRGIIIAETHHGYVCANAGVDASNAPSGMVVLLPQDPDKSAARLRQEFEQALHRSVAVIVSDTFGRPWRKGLTNVALGVSGLSPFIDYRGQVDSYGRLLQATVLAVADELAGAAELVMGKTTGIPAAIIEGFRYTPVEASGRDLIRPAEEDLFR; encoded by the coding sequence ATGCTTTCCAGCAAGATCCGGATCCGGGGACTGCAGGGGATTCCTGAAATTCTGTCGGGGACGAACCTAGCGACGGAAATTCTAAGGGCACTGGCATCCGCGGCTGTCAGCGCAACGCCGCGTGAGGGGCGTCCCGAAGAGTCCGATCCGATCGTAATCGTCGTCGCGCAGAAGGTCGTGAGCAAGTCGGAGGGCTGCCTGGTCCGGCTGGACGGGATCGTCCCCTCTGCCCGAGCCCAGGTGTGGGCTTCCGAATATCATAAGGACCCGCGCATGGTAGAGGTCGTGCTTCAACAAGCCCGGCGCATTGTGAAGATGGATCGCGGCATCATCATCGCGGAGACCCACCACGGCTATGTTTGCGCCAACGCCGGCGTCGACGCTTCCAATGCCCCAAGTGGAATGGTGGTCCTGCTGCCTCAGGATCCCGACAAGTCGGCTGCACGCCTCCGGCAGGAATTCGAACAGGCACTGCACCGGAGCGTGGCAGTGATTGTCTCCGATACCTTCGGCAGACCCTGGCGCAAGGGCCTGACGAACGTAGCGCTCGGCGTCTCAGGTCTTTCCCCTTTTATCGATTATCGAGGACAGGTAGACTCATATGGACGCCTGCTTCAAGCGACGGTGCTTGCGGTCGCCGACGAGCTCGCCGGGGCGGCCGAGCTGGTCATGGGGAAGACCACAGGTATCCCGGCCGCCATAATCGAAGGTTTTCGCTACACGCCCGTAGAAGCAAGCGGCAGGGATTTGATCCGCCCGGCGGAGGAAGACCTTTTTCGTTGA
- a CDS encoding sigma-70 family RNA polymerase sigma factor, whose protein sequence is MNLSVILSRCKAGDALAWEALVRQFQSRIYGIAYHYVGNPEDARDLAQEVFVRIYQNLGSSTDEQMFLPWIIRIARNACIDHLRRKRARSQGRDVALDEIADLPDKGNTPEQQWAADSRKRLIYRALRELTDLNREIILLKEIQGLQLDEIATMLHIPLGTVKSRSNRARIELARKVMALSGEL, encoded by the coding sequence ATGAATCTCTCCGTGATCCTCTCACGATGCAAGGCTGGCGACGCGCTCGCCTGGGAGGCGCTGGTGCGCCAGTTCCAGTCACGCATCTATGGGATCGCCTATCACTATGTCGGAAATCCCGAGGATGCACGCGATCTGGCCCAGGAGGTCTTTGTGCGCATCTATCAGAATCTCGGAAGCTCTACCGACGAGCAGATGTTTCTGCCCTGGATCATCCGGATTGCCCGCAATGCCTGCATCGATCATTTGCGCAGGAAGAGAGCAAGATCGCAAGGCAGGGATGTAGCGCTCGACGAGATTGCCGATCTGCCAGACAAGGGCAACACCCCTGAGCAGCAGTGGGCGGCCGACTCCAGGAAACGCCTTATCTACCGTGCATTGAGGGAACTCACCGATCTGAATCGCGAGATTATCCTGCTTAAAGAGATCCAGGGCCTGCAACTGGACGAGATTGCCACCATGCTCCACATTCCCCTGGGAACGGTCAAATCCCGCTCCAACCGGGCGCGGATCGAATTGGCGCGCAAAGTGATGGCGCTCAGCGGTGAGTTATGA
- a CDS encoding PPOX class F420-dependent oxidoreductase: MAAKIPENFIDLIQQPAFANLATLMKDGSPHVTPVWFDYDGEYVRINSAKGRVKDRNMRNNPRVALSIMDPKNPYRYLEIRGRVTEITEEGADQHIDRLAKKYLNVDSYPHRSAAEVRVLYKVTPEHVSTMG; this comes from the coding sequence ATGGCAGCCAAAATCCCTGAGAATTTCATCGACTTGATCCAGCAGCCTGCTTTCGCCAATCTGGCAACGCTGATGAAAGACGGCAGCCCTCACGTTACACCGGTGTGGTTTGACTACGATGGCGAGTACGTGAGGATCAACTCTGCCAAAGGCCGGGTCAAGGATCGCAACATGCGCAACAATCCGAGGGTGGCGCTGTCCATCATGGATCCTAAGAATCCTTACCGCTACCTTGAAATCCGCGGCCGGGTAACTGAAATAACTGAAGAAGGTGCAGACCAGCACATCGACCGACTGGCCAAGAAGTATTTGAATGTGGACAGTTATCCCCACCGTTCAGCCGCCGAAGTGCGGGTGCTGTACAAGGTGACGCCCGAGCATGTAAGCACCATGGGATGA